One Electrophorus electricus isolate fEleEle1 chromosome 10, fEleEle1.pri, whole genome shotgun sequence genomic region harbors:
- the kcnj14 gene encoding ATP-sensitive inward rectifier potassium channel 14 has translation MGATRVKRRFSPVVDSPLDEEEVMRLAQSDDVTGAGLPSPTHNGKLLNLHHGNGGGQGWGCEGGKDDDCYEAKVMEGKRSGVDGGGGGHGLALGHMGRREGGWEQPSSTSPSPSLPLVGRGRGQPRSRFVSKDGRCNVTFVNIGEKGQRYLIDLFTTCVDIRWRWMLVVFTLSFLLSWLFFGFAFWLIAMAHGDLTQPSSSSMTSSHHLATTPSPALLDPAGEHSGMLAGTEEHCFEQVNSFLAAFLLSLETQTSIGYGFRSVTEACPLAVFAVVLQCIVGCIIDAFIIGAVMAKIAKPKKRNKTLVFSEVAVVAMRDGRLCMMWRVGNLRKSQLVEAHVRAQLLKPRLTPEGEFLPLEQVDINVGFDTGTDRIFLVSPVTIVHKIDEESPFFEMDRQTLESDEELEVVVVLEGMVEATAMTTQCRSSYLASEIRWGHRFEPVLFEKKNSYQVDYSYFNRTYEVPDTPSSSARELSEKKYILDSDSSFCYENEVALECSSSTPISPSRVSPSPSNSPSPTLPTPLAHRSSRSEHPHMH, from the exons ATGGGAGCCACGCGTGTCAAGCGACGCTTCAGTCCTGTGGTGGACAGTCCTCTCGATGAGGAGGAAGTCATGAGGCTGGCTCagagtgatgatgtcactggggCAGGTCTCCCCTCTCCCACCCACAATGGCAAACTGCTCAACCTGCACCATGGCAACGGAGGAGGACAAGGGTGGGGTTGTGAAGGGGGTAAGGATGATGACTGCTATGAAGCTAAAGTGATGGAAGGAAAGAGGAGTGGAgtagatggaggaggaggaggtcatGGGCTGGCACTTGGGCACATGGGCAGGAGAGAAGGGGGTTGGGAGCAACCATCGTCTACTTCCCCTTCCCCCTCGCTCCCCTTGGTTGGCCGAGGCCGCGGCCAGCCCCGCAGCCGCTTTGTAAGCAAGGATGGCCGTTGCAATGTCACCTTTGTTAACATAGGCGAGAAGGGCCAGCGCTACCTCATCGACCTCTTCACTACCTGCGTGGACATCCGCTGGCGGTGGATGCTGGTGGTCTTCACCCTCTCCTTCTTGCTCTCCTGGCTGTTTTTTGGCTTTGCCTTCTGGCTCATAGCCATGGCGCATGGGGATCTGACTCAACCATCATCATCCTCCATGACCTCCTCCCACCATTTGGCCACTACTCCATCTCCAGCTTTGCTGGACCCAGCAGGGGAGCATTCCGGGATGCTGGCAGGAACTGAGGAGCACTGCTTTGAGCAGGTGAATAGCTTCCTGGCGGCCTTCCTCTTGTCACTGGAGACTCAGACTTCTATAGGCTATGGTTTCCGGAGCGTGACTGAGGCCTGCCCCCTGGCAGTGTTTGCCGTCGTcttgcagtgcattgtgggctGCATCATTGATGCTTTCATCATTGGGGCAGTCATGGCTAAGATTGCTAAGCCCAAGAAGCGTAACAAGACTCTGGTGTTCTCGGAGGTGGCCGTAGTGGCCATGAGGGACGGGAGGCTCTGCATGATGTGGCGTGTGGGAAACCTGCGCAAAAGCCAGCTGGTGGAGGCCCATGTCCGAGCACAGCTCCTGaag CCAAGGCTGACCCCAGAAGGGGAATTCTTACCTTTGGAACAAGTGGACATCAATGTGGGCTTTGACACAGGAACTGACCGCATCTTTCTGGTGTCTCCGGTGACCATTGTGCACAAGATTGATGAGGAGAGCCCGTTCTTTGAGATGGATCGGCAGACACTGGAGTCAGATGAGGAGCTAGAGGTGGTGGTCGTTTTGGAAGGCATGGTTGAAGCAACTGCCATGACCACACAGTGCCGCTCTTCATACCTGGCCTCGGAGATCCGCTGGGGTCACCGCTTTGAACCTGTACTTTTTGAGAAGAAAAACTCCTATCAG GTGGACTACTCGTACTTCAACAGGACGTATGAGGTCCCTGACACGCCATCCAGCAGCGCCAGAGAACTGTCTGAGAAGAAGTACATCCTGGACTCCGATTCTTCTTTCTGCTATGAGAATGAAGTGGCTCTGGAGTGTTCCTCCTCCACTCCCATCTCCCCAAGCAgagtctctccatctccctctaaCTCTCCATCACCCACTCTCCCCACACCTCTGGCCCATCGGAGCTCCCGCAGTGagcacccacacatgcactga